The DNA segment ttcatgaccaatcatcccatgaagtttcaacattctgggtcaagtggttctctagttattgatcggaaatggttttcaatgttcaggcccctgtgaccttgacctttgacggagtgaccccaaaatcaataggggtcatctactcttcatggccaatcatcctatgaagtttcaacattctgggtcaagtggttctgtacttattgatcggaaatggttttcaatgttcaggcccctgtgaccttgacctttgacggagtgacatcaaaaacaataggagtcgtctactacagcagccctacaaccctatgaagtttgaaggttctaggtcaaatggttctccagttattgctcggaaatgaagtgtgacgtacggacggacggacggacagagcaaaaacaatatgtctcctgggggagacataattaggaatttttgtgaaaaaatagggcctttttaggaatttcctttgatttttttaaaaaaataggaattttaggcacattgaaaaaaaaataggaaaaagtaggaattttagggacgctagacagcctggacctactgacctagtttttgaaggcacgtgacccagtttcaaacttgacctagatatcatcaaggtgaacgttctggccaattttcatgaagatcttgtgaaatatatggcctctagagaggtcacaaggtttttctatttttagacctactgacctagtttttgacggcacgtgacccagtttcgaacttgacctagatatcatcaagatgaacattctgaccaactttcataaagatcccacaaaaaatgtgacctctagagtggtcacaagcaaaagtttacggacggacggacgacgcgcgatcacaaaagctcaccttgtcactttgtgacaggtgagctaataagttccttttttcatttaaacACACTTTGGTcacttaaatattatttattaaaagacAATCCTTTTAaggaaaacatatttttactcaTACTATAGCATGCATTTATTGAAAGCCGCATCCTTAACATTgacaagagctcgtagaatacgaaatgccccccttgatgtattcagtaattgcacaaggaacagaaattatttggtcactgtacacaaaagttctactattcttggtcaatgtgaccatggcctttgacctactgacctcaaaatcaataggggtcatctgctggtcacgatcaaccttcctattaagtttcgtgatcctaggcccaagcgttttcaagttatcgtcctgaaacggtttaactgttcccaGTTTCTTTgtccttgatcttagacctactgacctcaaatcaataaggttcatctgctggtcatgatcaacctccccatcaagtttcatgatcctaggccgttTTCAaggaaacaatttaactgttccgggtcaatgtgaccttgaccttctgacctcaaaaatcaacaggggtcatctgctggtcatgaccaagtCCCCTATAAACTTTCTGGATCCTAGGCTAatgcgttctcgagttatcatccagaaaccgtttaactgttccgggtcactgtgaccttgacctttgacctactgacctcaaaatcaataggggtcatttgctggtcatgaccaatctccttatcaactttcatgatcctaggcctaagcgttcttgagtaatcaaccagaaaccaattggtctacataccaacagacatctgcaaaaatttaaatgaatcatCTAAAAGACCAGTTCAAAGTTTATACCATTGGTAAATCTTAAGTTGACTCGCGgcatatttttacaaaacatttttttcttcaaataatctCCAAGTGTAGAAAACTGAAGAATGTAATGAAACATGTGTTAACTTTTATACTGTCATTTAACAATTTGCTTACGTTTTCCTGATGAATGTTTCAACCAATGAGCTTGTAGAGCACCAAGTCTTGAATAGGTTTTAGCACACCTCTGGTTGGCATCTTTCTGACCTCCTTGTAATGATAAACATCAATATAAAAACCTAAAACCTCTGTCATAAAACATTGTGTCCTACACATTTAGATATATCTATATTACAGTCGAACTTTACTCCCTTGAACTTGActggaccagcaaaatttgtttgaattatCTGTAGTTTGAGCCGTCAAACAAGGGATTTTGCCTGGACCCGACAATGATCTCGAGCTACTGTTGCTGTTTGAATTATCCTAAATCAAGTGAACCAAGTTTAACTGTATAATGCTTCTCACCTTTGTGCAAGTTTTCCCCAAAAGGGATAACATACTTTGGACTTGAAAACCTCTGTTACTtattaaaatataacagaattagcataagaaaatttacaaacataATTACCTAGGAAACCTTTAACAGCACTTTTAAGATTCTTCAGATCTGCTTTCCGGTCAGCGGCACTGCCTTTGTTTGTGTCAGAATTTTCTTTATCAGTTTGCTTTGTCCCTGAAGTAGTGTCTTCTAGTTTCTCATGTTCCTTAccttcattttcagttttgattaCCTTTTCAGTCAATAGATAACTATCACTAAATTCATTTGCAGCTATATCATTTACAATGTTTTGTGCATTTGCTTCCTCGGCATTAAATGAAGTTACATCCTCAACATCCGCCTTTGCTTTGGTGCCTATTTCAACATTTCCTTCATTTGTTTCTGGCTCAGTGAAAAGGGTTTCTTTTACACCGTTGTTATTATCatcacattttttcaagtttacGTCCTTTTTGTTGTCTGGCAACATTTGCTTCAAGTAACCTTTCAACCATTTAGTCTGGGACTGCAAAGTTTCCTTATTCAGTTCTCTAATCTCTCTTTTTGAAGGACTTTGATTTTTGGCTACATCTCTCAAGTTCACACCACTCGAAGCACTTAAATCAAGTACATCAGGGCCATGTAAGGTTTCAGACACTTGTATCTTATTATATTCGtcagtaacattttcaaaatcacCAATAACTTGCTCTTTATCTTGTTCCAGTTCCGACTTTTCTGGTTTGATCTTCAAATTATTACTGATGAAACCAACAGTTTCAGCACAGCTTTTATCTGTATGTTCTTTGGCAATGAACCCACTGTCAATACTTGAAATAGAATCACTGATAGATGCAGTTTCTGAGTCTGCTTTAGATTTAGGTTCAGCTCTGTAATTCTTTGGAAGTCTTAGGGGCCTTCGAAGTGGTCTCATTGGCGAAATGATTTCCTCACCTTTGGCTAATTTCTCTTTCAATTCTTGACCAATATTTGAAAGCATCTGATCTATTTGCAATTTGTGAATCTCTACAACCTTGTGCCTTGAAACCTCATCTGAATTAGTAACATGATTTGATGTACTTTTGTCCTGAATCAAATCTATAGTATGTTTAAAACTCCACTTTTTAGTATCAATCTCAACAGATTCATCTGTTCTCTGTGTTCCTTCAATTTCATCAATATTACTTGATTCCAACAACTCTGTTAACTTGGTCGTTTTCTCAAGTAGCTTTTCAAATCTTTGTATGTCACTTAAGCATCCAGCTTTTTCACTACAACATTCTTCATTTTCTGCCTTGATTCCTGATTTTTCAGTAACAGAAGGATTGTCTTTACTATATTTCTcaacatgtttttcagtgaattcgATTTCATTGTCCCTTTCATTTGGGACAATACCATCCCCCAAATCCAACACCTTCACACAAGTCTTTTCACCTACACTGGAAGCCTGTTTTAAGTGTTCATTTCTCCGGTTCCCAAAGCCAACTGTATTTTCTTTTGGTGCTGGGCCCATTGGCAGTGGAATATTCTGTACTTCAGGTTGAGATAAACTGATACTTGCTGCAAGCTTGCCACTTTCTATCTTTTCATCTTTGTCTTTCTGAATGTTTTTCCCTTTCGAGTCAGCATTGGGAGATGTAATTGGAATAGCACATGATTTTCTTACAGGCGGTGTATAATGCTGTTGTGCCACCTGTGTCTGGTAAATGCATGCCGATTCTGGAGAAACAGACCTATTACACTGGTACAAAGGTGCATTCTGAACTTGATAACTGACAGTAGGGGAAGCTAAGGCAGTATATGATTGGTTAAACTGTGAGTCTTGATATAACGGAACATTGGCAAACATGCAGGAGTTCACCTGCATATTCGGCCCTGGCACTCCTGCAAGTTGATAGGATTGAGGAGCACCAGGTCGCTGATAAACCGAAAATCCGGGTGGTGGATTATGTGAAGAGTACGACTCGTATGTGCAGTATGGCATAGTAACATATTCAAAACCTGGTGGTGAGGTCTGAGGGTATGAGACATACTGCTGTTGACTGCACTGCATTGGACTGTACCTGGTGAGATCATGGCTCCTACCCTGGTTGTCTGCCACACATGTAACATCACTAGAATTTTGTTCTCTAACATTTTCGGTCTGAGTATACTGATCTATTTTTTCCATAACTTCCACAGACTTATCTGATTTATCCAAACCAGAGTTTTGGTCATTATCTAACCTACTTTTTCTTGCACTAAGAGCAGACAAGGAGGACTTTTTAAGCTTTGGGGACGCTCCTCTGATCAGGTCCCCAAACATGGAAGACATGATACTATCAGCTGGCAATGCTGGGTAAAACTCCAGTTTCATTAATGCATCAATCTCACGACTGTCTGATGTTACCTTGAGTAGCTGACTGAAAGTCAAACAAACAGCTAGTCACCAACACAATTATACACATTGTATCACAagtatttaagaaaatgaaaacattcttGTGTCAAATTGTGTTTTTTACTTCATGAACATCAAAATTTTGTACAACTGACTTGATATGTTAAAGATTTAATTGCGACTATGACCTCAAATGTCACTGAAGATTAAATACCAAATTCTCTCATTATACTTCTATACCCTTACCTGAATTCATTAAGCAACTGTTCAGCTTTATGCTTATCTGTTTCATTATTGATACTTCTTCCAAACTGTACAAGCTTTTCAGTTTCAACACATAATTCCATGTACGAGTTGATATCAGTCTCGTATTTCTCACGTAGACTTGTGATCTCTTTGATTTTCTTGTCTAGTTCAGTCTGTATTGAGACATACATTTCTGaccttaaaaaagaaacaaaacaaaactagagctatcactaaaggtgatgaatgtaccccccgcatgcaatgacacagtacattgcaatttgacgcacacaagattgcataattatgtggactgtatgtatatagactgtatgtatatagtatagtaacaaaaaacaaagtcccataactatgcagaatattaatctaaaagaatgtaacatgcaccatgcacaagaagggttggtactgatcacttgtgtgaagtttcattaaattgtgtgcaagggtttggtagatcaggcacgcacaagattgcatatgcagactgtatgtacatagtatgttaacaagaaacaaagtcccataactctgcaatttttgtcgctgaaagaacctaacatgcacgatgcacaactactgttgttactgatcacttgtgtgaagtttcattaaattgtgttacggggatgaggagagatggtgcgcacaagattgtgtctatgtatatagtatagtaacaaaaaaacaaagtcccataactctgccaattttttttctgaaagaacctaacatgccccatgcacaactacttttgttactgatcccttgtgtgaagtttcattaaattgtgtcaaggggatgaggagagatggtgcgcacaagattgtgtctatgtatgtagtatagtaacaaaaaaacaaagtcccataactctgcaaattttttttctaaaagaacctaacatgccccatgcacaactactgttggtactcatcacttgtgtgaagtttcattaaattctgtcaaggggataaggaaagatggtgcgcacaagattgcgtctacgaacagacagacaacctgaaaccagtataccccccttacaactttgttgtcggggtgtacaaaaacaatatatctaatcACTACGGTTTGATGAAATCAGCCTATGCTATAGAGTAAGTACTAGTAACAAGAAGTTGCTCCcctgagtaacacacaataacagtgtaaacatgttatacctagtgatttcatggagacaaatattctgaccaattttcattaagatttgaccaAAAAACATGAACTCTTGAGTCTAAACAAGCTTATtctctggtgacctagttttagaccctagacccagataaaaattcatgcaatatttcatgcacacaaacattctgaccaagtttcatgcacatcaaatgaacaagagtgttaacaagtttttcctttgatttgactgggtgactggtttgaccccatatgacccagtttcaaatttggccaagaaatcatcaagatgaacattctgaccaagattcatgaagaccgggtcataaatggggcctctaggttgttaacaagcttttcctttgatttggcctgttggcctagtttttgacccgacatcatctagtttcgatccaggcctagagatcatcaagataatcattctgtgcaagtttgtatcaaatcaaagcataaatgaaactactatatgactgaaagggccaaaatagaaaaattctGCCCCTGTCAGGGGCAGTAACCCTAGAACCCAtcatggaatctagccggttttcaaaaggaatcgagattttattgtgacttaagttgtgtgcaaatgtagttaaaatcaaatataaaatgtcacttctatcgtgtttacaaggtTAAAATTACCGAACTTTGGCTCTTTTAAGGGTCTGACAggttcatcatggaatccaagatttattgttgttgaagatattttgcaagtttgtatcaaatcaaaccataaatgaagtctctatatggctgcaaaaaccaaaatggtaaattttggccctttaaggtttcgatggaggccttgagaaacaaatatcaaacaacaccaaatcatagaaagaaagagttgtttgacatgaaaattgaacagcatgtaaaacatgtatattactttacgaaacaagtgtcagtatactgatataaacattgaattccggaaaagggctgcctaaaggggctccacttccggacagttaaacgcctttagaaactcaccatttttaaagaactgttacacatgtttgttttgatgcatttgcaatagggccagagtttttttatctttcgttttacgggagatttttgaaaaatgagcagggggaggagggaataaaaataaaaataaaaagcttgaaagtgagcatctcggaaaaaaataaaaataaaatagaattttttaagattttttttattttgattaactttcgtttcaagttttgtttacttgtgtttgtgtccagtatttaatattgtgatgtattgttatgttttaagactataaaagccatttatacaggatgaacattgaataaaattttcatgcatgcttgtgaataaactgcttcaggcactgtaactcacactggcaagtctttaaaattcagaaagctgttttacttaatttaagtggaagacaaaaattattttatctgttacaacagccacagtaaatttcagtgacagcaagtagagactaaacacgtctggtataaagtggcctagtagtgtagtagttttggtggtttggtttgcttgcatcttcatctgtgtaacctctgctttttatacataatatttacttattgtatctttcaccaatatcatctttaacgagctaacttaacagtttatgccagctcataatatactggattttatcagcaaaataaagtatttaataactttgaataacagtcacagtgcagagggcaagatttttttttcagtgatgaaaaacgaaagataatctagcaaaaagtaatctgaaaatttacctcatttaactctgtaatttgcacctttttataatacacttagttcaagtactgaagttgcttctgtaatttgcacctttttatactacactaagttcaagtactgaagttgcatcactttttgtcaaaatattgtctccaataaaaagtattctttattattctttatacacttatgaattctattgaagttacaaaagaaatggaccatctgtccactaccagctgctttatgccagacagtcccaagcctgtgtaaagtgtgaggggtcaccattgaaataaaaatgtaaaaaaaatctgctgttacaaacatttatttgttctgcaaacaactaatgttttgaataaaatttaatgtcaaagcacctttgatattgtattacctttctatggcaaacttggaagttgaatctattgaaaacaaaatgtgagtaagacaatctttagacaatttaatacttttattactgtcacttttatgaaaggattattatgtacaatattattatttcccgaaaaataatatttgtttgaaaagtgtctaaaaaaaatttggacacaatcatcgtccatccacccgtgtagaaagagagaaaaaaaaacgttaaagattatcggtaattcagtgataaactaagtaatgttgaccttgttttcatgatcaatttacaccccctctaagagctaaaagaagtgtgtcagtatcttgacatctgaagcggagatcaaagcggtattttttgctcgagattgtcatggcattacgtcatgttttcgcgccatgtgacatatcactgtctgatcgtaccgcatcggttcttaaaattgctgagaaatagaaatcaataaaaaatttcttctttaatttgttatcaaaagcgaatgtgctatatcccgtgtaaaaggtaaatgtctcaaacgatagttactatagtggatatcctacctctgtgacctatttgccctcaaggaatttacattattgtttgacaagaaaacttttaaattgttggtcaaaaaatacatgtacaaagattcatttaaaacttattaaaaaccgcagtgacatcacattgctttattttaaaatcgcatttctacttacgttcacgaggtcacgtaacctattctgccgcactaacagaaatctgtttgccaaaa comes from the Mercenaria mercenaria strain notata chromosome 9, MADL_Memer_1, whole genome shotgun sequence genome and includes:
- the LOC123547410 gene encoding uncharacterized protein LOC123547410; amino-acid sequence: MALHEELNSMLRHGQRECLHLNGLIRKLKSGQVMLMMKRDKAKKELEVYVNQLSESLIEFRSEMYVSIQTELDKKIKEITSLREKYETDINSYMELCVETEKLVQFGRSINNETDKHKAEQLLNEFSQLLKVTSDSREIDALMKLEFYPALPADSIMSSMFGDLIRGASPKLKKSSLSALSARKSRLDNDQNSGLDKSDKSVEVMEKIDQYTQTENVREQNSSDVTCVADNQGRSHDLTRYSPMQCSQQQYVSYPQTSPPGFEYVTMPYCTYESYSSHNPPPGFSVYQRPGAPQSYQLAGVPGPNMQVNSCMFANVPLYQDSQFNQSYTALASPTVSYQVQNAPLYQCNRSVSPESACIYQTQVAQQHYTPPVRKSCAIPITSPNADSKGKNIQKDKDEKIESGKLAASISLSQPEVQNIPLPMGPAPKENTVGFGNRRNEHLKQASSVGEKTCVKVLDLGDGIVPNERDNEIEFTEKHVEKYSKDNPSVTEKSGIKAENEECCSEKAGCLSDIQRFEKLLEKTTKLTELLESSNIDEIEGTQRTDESVEIDTKKWSFKHTIDLIQDKSTSNHVTNSDEVSRHKVVEIHKLQIDQMLSNIGQELKEKLAKGEEIISPMRPLRRPLRLPKNYRAEPKSKADSETASISDSISSIDSGFIAKEHTDKSCAETVGFISNNLKIKPEKSELEQDKEQVIGDFENVTDEYNKIQVSETLHGPDVLDLSASSGVNLRDVAKNQSPSKREIRELNKETLQSQTKWLKGYLKQMLPDNKKDVNLKKCDDNNNGVKETLFTEPETNEGNVEIGTKAKADVEDVTSFNAEEANAQNIVNDIAANEFSDSYLLTEKVIKTENEGKEHEKLEDTTSGTKQTDKENSDTNKGSAADRKADLKNLKSAVKGFLGGQKDANQRCAKTYSRLGALQAHWLKHSSGKQIEAKFLFKCSHDMHFPIGVTTNSLQQIIVADTGNHCVKLFDQNGKFIRVFGGDAMCRPSAIVVNEFDHIFVKDDVSIKVFDNLGDFIMNIATDFSKPFGLVLTPAKCLLVLETDRRHPALVHVSQDGSQVWRFPYTPLLKAPPGSKCRFMAVSENNVVVSDLGLSQIYITNLEGIFFKVIGCYGHGIMQFQEPSGISVDNYGNIVIGDSRNNRIQVFRHDGSFTGLIDFDDKIVRPSGVHLTSDNKLIVVNFLQHVVKVYQLLA